Proteins encoded within one genomic window of Humulus lupulus chromosome 1, drHumLupu1.1, whole genome shotgun sequence:
- the LOC133789716 gene encoding probable galacturonosyltransferase-like 7 — MLWVKRLSGFVSAAMVLIVLSPSLQSFPPAEAIRSSHHDSHLLRLRPDDSLNPFSFRKAPTFRNADKCSSSDPSIHSPISVCDPNLVHVAITLDVEYLRGSIAAVHSILQHSLCPESVFFHFLVSENNLEALVRSTFPQLNFKVYYFDPAIVRNLISTSVRQALEQPLNYARNYLADLLEACVRRVIYLDSDLVVVDDISKLWRTSLGSRTIGAPEYCHANFTKYFTASFWSNGQFSSAFSGRKPCYFNTGVMVMDLVKWRRAGYTKRIERWMEIQKSDRIYELGSLPPFLLVFAGHVAPIEHRWNQHGLGGDYVKGSCRDLHPGPVSLLHWSGSGKPWLRLDSKRPCPLDALWAPYDLYGHSQ; from the coding sequence ATGCTTTGGGTCAAGAGGCTTTCTGGGTTTGTCTCGGCTGCAATGGTGTTGATTGTTCTATCTCCTTCGCTTCAATCGTTTCCACCGGCCGAAGCAATCCGATCTTCACACCATGATTCTCATCTCCTTCGTCTTCGTCCCGATGATTCCCTAAACCCATTTTCATTCCGAAAGGCACCGACTTTTCGCAATGCCGATAAATGCAGCTCCTCCGACCCTTCAATCCATTCTCCAATCAGCGTCTGTGATCCCAATTTGGTCCACGTCGCGATTACTCTCGACGTTGAATACCTCCGTGGCTCGATCGCCGCCGTTCATTCGATTCTTCAGCACTCGCTGTGTCCGGAGAGTGTGTTCTTCCACTTCCTGGTCTCCGAGAACAATCTAGAAGCCCTGGTACGATCCACCTTCCCTCAGCTCAACTTCAAGGTCTATTACTTTGATCCGGCGATTGTACGGAATCTGATCTCGACGTCGGTACGGCAAGCGTTGGAGCAGCCGTTGAATTACGCCCGGAACTACTTAGCGGACCTACTCGAGGCCTGCGTTCGCCGCGTGATTTACCTGGACTCCGATCTGGTTGTGGTTGACGACATTTCGAAGCTATGGAGAACGAGTCTAGGGTCAAGAACAATCGGAGCTCCAGAATACTGCCACGCAAACTTCACTAAGTATTTCACGGCGAGTTTCTGGTCGAACGGTCAGTTCTCGTCGGCTTTCTCGGGGCGGAAGCCTTGCTACTTCAACACCGGCGTGATGGTCATGGATCTGGTGAAGTGGAGGCGGGCCGGGTACACGAAAAGGATCGAGAGGTGGATGGAGATCCAGAAGAGCGATCGTATCTACGAGCTGGGGTCGTTGCCACCGTTCCTCCTGGTCTTCGCCGGACACGTGGCACCCATCGAGCACCGCTGGAACCAGCATGGGCTGGGCGGAGACTACGTCAAAGGCAGCTGCCGTGACCTCCATCCGGGTCCGGTCAGCCTCCTGCATTGGTCCGGAAGCGGCAAACCATGGCTGCGGTTAGACTCGAAACGGCCGTGCCCGCTCGACGCCCTCTGGGCACCATACGATTTGTACGGACACTCACAGTGA